From a single Streptomyces rubradiris genomic region:
- the pta gene encoding phosphate acetyltransferase: MTRSVYVTGIDRGDGRQVVELGVMELLTRQVDRVGVFRPLVHDGPDRLFELLRARYRLAQDPATVYGMDYQEASALQAEQGTDELVSALVDRFHLVARDYDVVLVLGTDFAGTQLPDELSLNARLANEFGASVIPVVGGRKQTAEAVLAETRNAYRAYDGLGCDVLAMVTNRVAREDRDEIAGRLADRLPVPCYVVPDDPALSAPTVAQIAHTLDAKVLLGDDSGLARDAMNFVFGGAMLPNLLGALTPGCLVVTPGDRADLVVGSLAAHSAGTPPIAGVLLTLNEVPRDEILTLAARLAPGTPVLSVSGNSFPTAEQLFSLEGKLNAATPRKAETALGLFERHVDTAELARRVSAPSSDRVTPMMFEHKLLEQARSDKRRVVLPEGTEERVLHAAEVLLRRGVCDLTLLGPVDQIRKKAADLGIDLGDTQLIDPATSALRDAFAEKYAALRAHKGVTVELAYDVVSDVNYFGTLMVQEGLADGMVSGSVHSTAATIRPAFEIIKTRPDASIVSSVFFMCLADKVLVYGDCAVNPDPNAEQLADIAIQSAATAARFGVEPRIAMLSYSTGTSGSGADVDKVREATELARSRRPDLKIEGPIQYDAAVEPSVAATKLPDSDVAGQATVLVFPDLNTGNNTYKAVQRSAGAIAVGPVLQGLRKPVNDLSRGALVQDIVNTVAITAIQAQTPAHTPTEKASQQ; the protein is encoded by the coding sequence GTGACGCGCAGCGTGTACGTGACCGGGATCGACCGCGGTGACGGCCGCCAGGTCGTGGAGCTGGGGGTCATGGAACTCCTCACCCGGCAGGTCGACCGGGTGGGCGTGTTCCGTCCGCTCGTCCACGACGGACCCGATCGGCTGTTCGAGCTGCTGCGGGCCCGGTACCGCCTCGCGCAGGACCCGGCGACGGTCTACGGCATGGACTACCAGGAGGCGTCCGCGCTCCAGGCCGAGCAGGGCACGGACGAACTGGTCTCCGCCCTCGTCGACCGCTTCCACCTGGTGGCCCGGGACTACGACGTGGTCCTGGTCCTCGGCACCGACTTCGCCGGCACCCAGCTGCCGGACGAGCTGTCCCTGAACGCCCGGCTCGCCAACGAGTTCGGCGCCTCGGTCATCCCCGTGGTGGGCGGCCGCAAGCAGACCGCCGAGGCGGTGCTGGCCGAGACCCGCAATGCCTACCGCGCCTACGACGGGCTCGGCTGCGACGTGCTGGCCATGGTCACCAACCGGGTGGCCCGCGAGGACCGCGACGAGATCGCCGGGCGGCTGGCCGACCGGCTTCCGGTGCCCTGCTACGTGGTCCCGGACGACCCCGCGCTCTCCGCGCCGACGGTCGCCCAGATCGCCCACACCCTGGACGCCAAGGTGCTGCTCGGCGACGACTCCGGCCTCGCCCGGGACGCGATGAACTTCGTCTTCGGCGGCGCCATGCTGCCCAACCTGCTGGGCGCCCTGACCCCGGGCTGCCTGGTGGTCACCCCGGGCGACCGGGCCGACCTGGTGGTGGGCTCGCTGGCCGCGCACAGCGCCGGCACCCCGCCGATCGCCGGTGTGCTGCTGACGCTCAACGAGGTGCCGCGCGACGAGATCCTCACCCTGGCCGCCCGGCTCGCCCCGGGCACCCCGGTGCTGTCGGTGTCCGGCAACAGCTTCCCCACCGCCGAGCAGCTGTTCTCCCTGGAGGGCAAGCTGAACGCGGCCACCCCGCGCAAGGCGGAGACCGCGCTCGGCCTGTTCGAGCGCCACGTCGACACCGCCGAGCTGGCCCGCCGGGTCTCGGCGCCGAGCAGCGACCGGGTCACCCCGATGATGTTCGAGCACAAGCTGCTGGAGCAGGCCCGCTCCGACAAGCGGCGGGTGGTGCTCCCGGAGGGCACCGAGGAGCGGGTGCTGCACGCGGCCGAGGTGCTGCTGCGCCGGGGCGTGTGCGACCTGACCCTGCTCGGCCCGGTCGACCAGATCCGCAAGAAGGCCGCGGACCTCGGCATCGACCTCGGCGACACCCAGCTGATCGACCCGGCCACCTCCGCACTGCGTGACGCCTTCGCCGAGAAGTACGCGGCCCTGCGCGCCCACAAGGGCGTCACGGTGGAGCTGGCCTACGACGTGGTCTCCGACGTGAACTACTTCGGCACCCTGATGGTCCAGGAGGGCCTGGCCGACGGCATGGTCTCCGGCTCGGTGCACTCCACGGCCGCCACCATCCGGCCCGCCTTCGAGATCATCAAGACCCGGCCGGACGCCTCCATCGTCTCGTCGGTGTTCTTCATGTGCCTGGCCGACAAGGTGCTGGTCTACGGCGACTGCGCGGTCAACCCGGACCCGAACGCCGAGCAGCTCGCGGACATCGCCATCCAGTCGGCGGCCACCGCCGCCCGGTTCGGCGTGGAGCCGCGGATCGCGATGCTGTCGTACTCCACCGGTACCTCCGGCTCGGGCGCCGACGTGGACAAGGTGCGCGAGGCCACCGAGCTGGCCCGCTCGCGCCGGCCGGATCTGAAGATCGAGGGCCCGATCCAGTACGACGCGGCCGTGGAGCCGTCCGTCGCGGCGACCAAGCTGCCCGACTCGGACGTGGCCGGGCAGGCGACGGTGCTGGTCTTCCCGGACCTCAACACAGGCAACAACACCTACAAGGCCGTGCAGCGCTCGGCCGGCGCGATCGCCGTCGGCCCGGTCCTGCAGGGTCTGCGCAAGCCGGTCAACGACCTGTCCCGCGGCGCCCTCGTCCAGGACATCGTCAACACGGTCGCCATCACGGCGATCCAGGCCCAGACCCCCGCCCACACCCCCACCGAGAAGGCGTCCCAGCAGTGA
- a CDS encoding acetate kinase translates to MTSPTRVLVLNSGSSSLKYQLLDMRDSSRLAVGLVERIGEQTSRIEHTCLTGGETREHTGPIADHEAALKAVAEELGRDGLGLDSPELAAIGHRVVHGGMFFTEPTVIDDEVLTEIERLIPVAPLHNPANLTGIRTAQALRPDLPQVAVFDTAFHTTMPESAARYAIDPKIADRHRIRRYGFHGTSHAYVSRETARLLGKDPSEVNVIVLHLGNGASASAVEKGRCVDTSMGLTPLEGLVMGTRSGDLDPAVIFHLARVGDMSMDEIDTLLNKRSGLFGLCGDNDMREIRRRIDEGDEEAALAFDIYIHRIRKYIGAYYAVLGTVDAVAFTAGVGENAAPVREAAVAGLEGLGLAVDPERNAVRGGGARLISPESARVAVAVVPTDEELEIATQTYALVGKNN, encoded by the coding sequence GTGACCTCCCCCACCCGTGTCCTCGTCCTCAACTCCGGCTCGTCGTCGCTGAAGTACCAGCTGCTGGACATGCGGGACAGCAGCCGCCTCGCGGTGGGCCTGGTCGAGCGGATCGGCGAGCAGACCTCCCGGATCGAGCACACCTGCCTCACCGGCGGCGAAACCCGCGAGCACACCGGCCCCATCGCCGACCACGAGGCCGCCCTCAAGGCGGTCGCCGAGGAGCTGGGCCGCGACGGCCTCGGCCTGGACTCCCCCGAACTGGCCGCCATCGGGCACCGGGTGGTGCACGGCGGGATGTTCTTCACCGAGCCCACCGTCATCGACGACGAGGTGCTCACCGAGATCGAGCGGCTGATCCCGGTCGCCCCGCTGCACAACCCGGCCAACCTCACCGGCATCCGCACCGCCCAGGCGCTGCGCCCGGACCTGCCCCAGGTCGCCGTCTTCGACACCGCCTTCCACACGACGATGCCGGAGTCCGCGGCGCGCTACGCCATCGACCCGAAGATCGCCGACCGCCACCGGATCCGCCGCTACGGCTTCCACGGCACCTCGCACGCCTACGTCTCCCGCGAGACCGCGCGGCTGCTGGGCAAGGACCCGTCCGAGGTCAACGTGATCGTGCTGCACCTGGGCAACGGCGCCTCCGCCTCCGCGGTGGAGAAGGGCCGCTGTGTGGACACCTCCATGGGGCTGACCCCCTTGGAGGGGCTCGTGATGGGTACGCGGTCCGGTGATCTGGATCCGGCCGTCATCTTCCATTTGGCCCGGGTTGGCGATATGTCCATGGACGAGATCGACACTCTTCTCAACAAGAGGAGCGGTCTGTTCGGTCTGTGCGGGGACAACGACATGCGGGAGATCCGCCGCCGGATCGACGAGGGCGACGAAGAGGCCGCGCTCGCCTTCGACATTTACATTCACCGGATCAGGAAGTACATCGGCGCCTATTACGCGGTGCTCGGCACCGTGGACGCGGTGGCCTTCACGGCCGGGGTCGGGGAGAACGCCGCCCCGGTGCGGGAGGCGGCGGTCGCGGGCCTGGAGGGTCTGGGCCTGGCCGTCGACCCGGAGCGCAACGCCGTGCGCGGCGGCGGGGCGCGGCTGATTTCGCCGGAGTCCGCCCGGGTGGCGGTCGCCGTGGTGCCGACGGATGAAGAACTGGAGATCGCGACGCAGACCTACGCACTGGTCGGAAAGAACAACTGA
- the pyk gene encoding pyruvate kinase, producing the protein MRRSKIVCTLGPAVDSHEMLVAMIEAGMNVARFNFSHGTHAEHQARYDRVRAASKETGRPIGVLADLQGPKIRLETFAEGPVELERGDEFVITTEDVPGDKHICGTTYKGLPGDVSRGDQVLINDGNVELKVLDVEGPRVRTIVIEGGVVSDHKGINLPGAAVNVPALSEKDVEDLRFALRMGCDMVALSFVRDAKDIQDVHRVMDEEGRRVPVIAKVEKPQAVENMEDVVAAFDAVMVARGDLAVEYPLEKVPMVQKRLIELCRRNAKPVIVATQMMESMITNSRPTRAEASDVANAILDGADAVMLSAESSVGAYPVETVKTMSKIVAAAEQELLSKGLQPLVPGKKPRTQGGSVARAACEIADFLGGKGLIAFTKSGDTARRLSRYRATQPIIAFTTEESTRNQLTLSWGVESHVVPFVNTTDEMVDLVDQEVAKLSRFDAGDTVIITAGSPPGVPGTTNMLRVHHLGDQSS; encoded by the coding sequence ATGCGCCGTTCGAAAATCGTCTGTACTCTCGGCCCCGCGGTCGACTCCCACGAGATGCTCGTCGCCATGATCGAGGCGGGCATGAACGTAGCCCGTTTCAACTTCAGCCACGGCACCCACGCCGAGCACCAGGCGCGGTACGACCGCGTCCGGGCCGCGTCCAAGGAGACCGGCCGCCCCATCGGCGTCCTCGCCGACCTCCAGGGCCCGAAGATCCGTCTGGAGACCTTCGCCGAGGGTCCGGTCGAGCTGGAGCGCGGTGACGAGTTCGTCATCACGACCGAGGACGTGCCGGGCGACAAGCACATCTGCGGTACGACGTACAAGGGGCTGCCGGGCGATGTCTCGCGCGGCGACCAGGTCCTGATCAACGACGGCAACGTCGAGCTGAAGGTCCTGGACGTCGAGGGCCCGCGGGTGCGGACGATCGTCATCGAGGGCGGTGTCGTCTCCGACCACAAGGGCATCAACCTGCCCGGCGCGGCCGTCAACGTGCCCGCGCTGAGCGAGAAGGACGTCGAGGACCTGCGCTTCGCCCTCCGCATGGGCTGCGACATGGTCGCGCTGTCCTTCGTCCGGGACGCCAAGGACATCCAGGACGTGCACCGCGTCATGGACGAGGAGGGCCGCCGCGTCCCCGTCATCGCCAAGGTGGAGAAGCCGCAGGCGGTGGAGAACATGGAGGACGTCGTCGCGGCGTTCGACGCCGTGATGGTCGCCCGCGGTGACCTCGCCGTCGAGTACCCGCTCGAAAAGGTCCCCATGGTGCAGAAGCGCCTGATCGAGCTGTGCCGGCGCAACGCCAAGCCGGTGATCGTCGCGACCCAGATGATGGAGTCGATGATCACCAACTCCCGGCCGACCCGCGCCGAGGCCTCGGACGTGGCCAACGCGATCCTGGACGGCGCCGACGCGGTCATGCTGTCGGCCGAGTCCTCGGTGGGCGCGTACCCGGTCGAGACGGTCAAGACCATGTCGAAGATCGTCGCCGCGGCCGAGCAGGAACTGCTGTCCAAGGGCCTGCAGCCGCTGGTGCCGGGCAAGAAGCCGCGCACCCAGGGCGGTTCGGTGGCCCGCGCGGCCTGCGAGATCGCCGACTTCCTCGGCGGCAAGGGCCTGATCGCGTTCACCAAGTCCGGTGACACCGCCCGCCGGCTGTCCCGCTACCGGGCCACCCAGCCGATCATCGCCTTCACCACCGAGGAGTCGACCCGCAACCAGCTCACCCTGAGCTGGGGCGTCGAGTCCCACGTCGTGCCGTTCGTGAACACCACGGACGAGATGGTCGACCTGGTGGACCAGGAGGTCGCCAAGCTGAGCCGGTTCGACGCGGGTGACACCGTGATCATCACCGCCGGCTCGCCCCCCGGCGTCCCCGGCACCACCAACATGCTCCGCGTCCACCACCTGGGCGACCAGAGCAGCTGA
- a CDS encoding DUF6114 domain-containing protein, whose amino-acid sequence MSAETSAAVPGQFTRRRLQFRAWRGRRPFWAGLYVMLGGFPIMYFPYAHIKFGQLTVAMATTAGAGSLIIGVLLVVLGLTLWFQQHVRVFAGVAAILLALVSLPVSNFGGFIIGFLLSLFGGAMAVAWAPDKSAGRAAAAPAGDDDAPGDEGAGTAHGVQESNDLSGTIPANGANGRHSAG is encoded by the coding sequence ATGAGCGCCGAGACTTCTGCCGCCGTACCCGGTCAGTTCACCCGCCGGAGGCTGCAGTTCCGCGCCTGGCGGGGCCGCCGCCCGTTCTGGGCGGGACTGTACGTCATGCTCGGCGGCTTTCCGATCATGTACTTCCCGTACGCCCACATCAAGTTCGGTCAGCTCACGGTGGCGATGGCGACCACCGCGGGAGCGGGGTCCCTGATCATCGGTGTGCTCCTCGTCGTCCTGGGTCTGACCCTGTGGTTCCAGCAGCACGTACGGGTCTTCGCGGGCGTCGCCGCGATCCTGCTGGCGCTGGTGTCCCTCCCGGTCTCCAACTTCGGTGGCTTCATCATCGGCTTCCTGCTGTCGCTGTTCGGCGGCGCCATGGCGGTGGCCTGGGCACCGGACAAGTCGGCGGGGCGGGCAGCGGCGGCCCCGGCCGGCGACGACGATGCTCCCGGGGACGAGGGGGCCGGGACGGCCCACGGGGTGCAGGAATCGAACGACCTGTCAGGAACGATCCCGGCCAACGGGGCGAACGGGAGGCACAGTGCCGGCTGA
- a CDS encoding DUF6230 family protein: MESQVRGGTRWKRFAVVMVPSVAATAAIGVALAQGALAASFSVSGQEFKVSADKLVGHGFTQYGAVDTGKSLEGKDEAHPVAVSAFTTAEITNMCQSVVTPIPFLGKKVTLRLTAGDKGKDVEASQLYIDVANLKADEALFREMDIGVAAGSATKGPKPNPDEYKQKKASPFGFAQQADTAILTGVEQTAWATTAGTFKLSNLHMGLHWNDGKGIECY, encoded by the coding sequence ATGGAGTCCCAGGTGCGTGGCGGGACCAGATGGAAGCGGTTCGCTGTGGTCATGGTGCCCAGCGTGGCCGCTACAGCCGCGATAGGTGTCGCCCTCGCGCAGGGCGCTCTCGCGGCTTCGTTCAGTGTGTCGGGGCAGGAGTTCAAGGTCAGCGCCGACAAACTCGTCGGTCATGGCTTCACCCAGTACGGTGCGGTCGACACGGGCAAGTCCCTCGAAGGCAAGGACGAGGCGCACCCGGTGGCGGTCTCGGCCTTCACCACGGCCGAGATCACCAACATGTGCCAGTCGGTGGTCACTCCGATCCCGTTCCTGGGCAAGAAGGTCACCCTCAGGCTGACCGCGGGTGACAAGGGCAAGGATGTCGAGGCGTCGCAGCTTTACATCGATGTCGCCAACCTCAAGGCCGACGAGGCCCTGTTCAGGGAGATGGACATCGGCGTCGCGGCCGGCAGCGCCACCAAGGGCCCCAAGCCCAACCCCGATGAGTACAAGCAGAAGAAGGCCAGCCCCTTCGGGTTCGCGCAGCAGGCCGACACGGCCATTCTGACCGGCGTGGAACAGACTGCGTGGGCGACCACCGCCGGCACGTTCAAGCTGTCCAACCTGCACATGGGGCTGCACTGGAACGACGGCAAGGGAATCGAGTGCTACTAG
- a CDS encoding tetratricopeptide repeat protein → MQPRNMSMSGVVDLAAVKAAQEAKAKAKAEQARAEAARQGGTGAVSPADLVIDVDEAGFEREVLQRSAEVPVVIDFWAEWCQPCKQLSPVLERLAVEYNGRFLLAKIDVDANQMLMQQFGVQGIPAVFAVVAGQALPLFQGAAGEQQIRQTLDQLVAVAEQRFGLTGLTVDPEAEPGGAPAAAPAEGPYDAALNAAAQALDAGDLDGAVRAYQNVLADDPAHPEAKLGLAQAELLRRVQGMDPQKVRQEAAEKPKDAEAQIAAADLDLVGGHVEDAFGRLIDTVQRTAGDDRDAVRRRLLELFEVVGPEDPRVVAARRALARALF, encoded by the coding sequence ATGCAGCCACGGAACATGTCCATGAGCGGTGTCGTCGACCTCGCCGCGGTGAAGGCGGCCCAGGAGGCCAAGGCCAAGGCCAAGGCCGAGCAGGCGCGCGCCGAAGCCGCCCGGCAGGGCGGGACGGGGGCCGTCTCCCCGGCCGACCTCGTCATCGACGTCGATGAGGCGGGGTTCGAGCGGGAGGTCCTGCAGCGCTCCGCCGAAGTCCCGGTCGTCATCGACTTCTGGGCCGAGTGGTGTCAGCCCTGCAAGCAGCTGAGCCCGGTCCTGGAGCGGCTGGCCGTCGAGTACAACGGGCGCTTCCTCCTCGCCAAGATCGACGTCGACGCCAACCAGATGCTGATGCAGCAGTTCGGGGTCCAGGGCATCCCGGCCGTCTTCGCCGTCGTCGCGGGTCAGGCGCTCCCGCTCTTCCAGGGCGCGGCCGGCGAGCAGCAGATCCGGCAGACCCTGGACCAGCTGGTGGCGGTGGCCGAGCAGCGCTTCGGGCTGACCGGCCTGACCGTCGACCCGGAGGCCGAGCCGGGCGGTGCGCCGGCGGCCGCGCCGGCCGAGGGCCCGTACGACGCGGCGCTGAACGCCGCCGCGCAGGCGCTGGACGCGGGCGACCTGGACGGGGCCGTGCGGGCGTACCAGAACGTGCTGGCCGACGATCCGGCCCACCCGGAGGCCAAGCTGGGCCTGGCACAGGCGGAGTTGCTCCGGCGGGTGCAGGGCATGGACCCGCAGAAGGTGCGTCAGGAAGCCGCCGAGAAGCCCAAGGACGCCGAGGCGCAGATCGCCGCCGCCGACCTGGATCTGGTGGGCGGTCACGTCGAGGACGCGTTCGGCCGGCTGATCGACACCGTGCAGCGCACGGCGGGTGACGACCGGGACGCCGTACGGCGCCGGCTGCTGGAGCTGTTCGAGGTCGTGGGCCCGGAGGACCCGCGGGTCGTGGCGGCTCGCCGGGCCCTCGCGCGCGCTCTTTTCTGA
- a CDS encoding TetR/AcrR family transcriptional regulator codes for MQSRTPASRTGRPRSAAADAAILAATREALVELGWSKLTLSDVAVRAGVAKTTLYRRWAGKNELVVDAVAELFDELELPDLGSLAADIEGVVLQFAAILARPEARSGLMAVVAESTRDDALRERIRASIVDRQMRLVLQGRARAQQRGELPPEPDPGQAARTVDLIFDMVAGAVVHRTLVSGKPADEEWVHSFIRILLLGLAGAARTP; via the coding sequence ATGCAGAGCCGCACCCCCGCCAGCCGTACCGGACGCCCGCGCAGCGCCGCCGCGGACGCCGCGATCCTGGCCGCGACCCGGGAGGCTCTGGTCGAGCTGGGCTGGTCCAAGCTCACCCTGTCGGACGTCGCGGTGCGGGCCGGGGTTGCCAAGACGACCCTGTACCGCCGCTGGGCCGGCAAGAACGAACTGGTCGTGGACGCCGTCGCGGAACTCTTCGACGAGCTGGAACTCCCCGACCTCGGCAGCCTCGCCGCCGACATCGAGGGCGTGGTCCTGCAGTTCGCGGCCATCCTCGCGCGCCCGGAGGCCCGCAGCGGCCTGATGGCGGTGGTCGCCGAGTCCACCCGCGACGACGCCCTGCGCGAACGCATCCGCGCCTCCATCGTGGACCGGCAGATGCGCCTGGTCCTCCAGGGCCGCGCCCGCGCCCAGCAGCGCGGCGAACTCCCCCCGGAGCCGGACCCCGGGCAGGCCGCCCGCACGGTCGACCTGATCTTCGACATGGTCGCGGGCGCGGTGGTCCACCGCACCCTGGTCAGCGGCAAACCGGCCGACGAGGAGTGGGTCCACAGCTTCATCCGGATCCTCCTGCTGGGCCTCGCGGGAGCGGCCCGCACCCCCTAG
- a CDS encoding methylmalonyl-CoA mutase, which translates to MDAHAIEEGRRRWQARYDAARKRDADFTTLSGDPVEPVYGPRPGDTYEGFERIGWPGEYPFTRGLHPTGYRGRTWTIRQFAGFGNAEQTNERYKMILAAGGGGLSVAFDMPTLMGRDSDDPRSLGEVGHCGVAIDSAADMEVLFKDIPLGDVTTSMTISGPAVPVFCMYLVAAERQGVDPRVLNGTLQTDIFKEYIAQKEWLFQPEPHLRLIGDLMEYCAAGIPAYKPLSVSGYHIREAGATAAQELAYTLADGFGYVELGLSRGLDVDVFAPGLSFFFDAHVDFFEEIAKFRAARRIWARWMRDVYGAKSDKAQWLRFHTQTAGVSLTAQQPYNNVVRTAVEALAAVLGGTNSLHTNALDETLALPSEQAAEIALRTQQVLMEETGVANVADPLGGSWYVEQLTDRIEADAEKIFEQIKERGLRAHPDGRHPIGPITSGILRGIEDGWFTGEIAESAFRYQQALEKGDKRVVGVNVHTGSVTGDLEILRVSHEVEREQVRVLAGRRAARDEAAVRAALDGMLAAARSGANMIEPMLDAVRAEATLGEICGVLRDEWGVYTEPAGF; encoded by the coding sequence ATGGACGCTCACGCCATAGAGGAGGGCCGCCGCCGCTGGCAGGCCCGTTACGACGCCGCGCGCAAGCGGGACGCGGACTTCACGACACTCTCCGGTGACCCCGTGGAACCGGTGTACGGACCCCGGCCGGGGGACACGTACGAGGGATTCGAGCGGATCGGCTGGCCCGGGGAGTACCCCTTCACGCGCGGGCTCCATCCGACCGGCTACCGCGGGCGCACCTGGACCATCCGCCAGTTCGCCGGCTTCGGCAACGCCGAGCAGACCAACGAGCGGTACAAGATGATCCTCGCGGCGGGCGGCGGAGGGCTGTCCGTCGCCTTCGACATGCCGACGCTCATGGGGCGCGACTCCGACGACCCGCGCTCGCTCGGCGAGGTCGGGCACTGCGGGGTCGCCATCGACTCGGCCGCCGACATGGAGGTGCTGTTCAAGGACATCCCGCTGGGGGATGTGACGACCTCCATGACCATCAGCGGTCCGGCCGTGCCCGTCTTCTGCATGTACCTGGTCGCCGCCGAGCGGCAGGGCGTCGACCCGCGGGTGCTCAACGGCACCCTGCAGACGGACATCTTCAAGGAGTACATCGCGCAGAAGGAGTGGCTGTTCCAGCCGGAGCCCCATCTGCGGCTGATCGGCGACCTGATGGAGTACTGCGCGGCGGGCATCCCCGCGTACAAGCCGCTGTCGGTCTCCGGCTACCACATCCGGGAGGCCGGCGCCACGGCCGCGCAGGAGCTGGCGTACACCCTGGCCGACGGGTTCGGATACGTCGAGCTGGGGCTCAGCCGCGGCCTGGACGTGGACGTCTTCGCGCCGGGGCTGTCCTTCTTCTTCGACGCGCACGTGGACTTCTTCGAGGAGATCGCCAAGTTCCGCGCGGCCCGGCGGATCTGGGCGCGGTGGATGCGGGACGTGTACGGGGCGAAGAGCGACAAGGCCCAGTGGCTCCGCTTCCACACCCAGACGGCCGGTGTGTCGCTGACCGCGCAGCAGCCGTACAACAACGTGGTGCGCACGGCCGTGGAGGCGCTGGCCGCGGTGCTCGGCGGGACGAACTCGCTGCACACCAACGCCCTGGACGAGACCCTCGCGCTGCCCAGCGAGCAGGCCGCGGAGATCGCGCTGCGCACCCAGCAGGTGCTGATGGAGGAGACCGGGGTCGCCAATGTGGCCGACCCGCTGGGCGGCTCCTGGTACGTCGAGCAGCTGACGGACCGGATCGAGGCGGACGCGGAGAAGATCTTCGAGCAGATCAAGGAGCGGGGCCTCAGGGCTCACCCGGACGGCCGTCACCCGATCGGGCCGATCACCTCCGGGATTCTGCGCGGTATAGAGGACGGCTGGTTCACCGGCGAGATAGCCGAGTCCGCCTTCCGCTACCAGCAGGCGCTGGAGAAGGGCGACAAGAGGGTGGTGGGCGTCAACGTCCACACCGGGTCGGTGACCGGGGATCTGGAGATCCTGCGGGTCAGCCACGAGGTGGAGCGCGAGCAGGTCCGCGTCCTCGCCGGGCGCAGGGCCGCCCGCGACGAGGCTGCCGTGCGCGCCGCCCTCGACGGCATGCTGGCGGCGGCCCGCTCCGGGGCCAACATGATCGAGCCGATGCTGGACGCCGTACGCGCCGAGGCCACCCTGGGCGAGATCTGCGGGGTGCTGCGGGACGAGTGGGGGGTCTACACCGAGCCGGCCGGCTTCTGA
- a CDS encoding DUF3817 domain-containing protein, with product MKKSVLTRYRVLAYTTGVLLVLLCLSMIAKYGLDMNGAADFTRVVAIAHGWLYVVYLVFAFDLGSKAKWPVGKQLWVLIAGTIPTAAFFVERSISRELEAKAAGQTPAVAEA from the coding sequence ATGAAAAAAAGCGTGCTGACCCGCTACCGCGTCCTGGCCTACACCACCGGTGTCCTGCTGGTGCTGCTGTGCCTGAGCATGATCGCGAAGTACGGGCTGGACATGAACGGCGCAGCCGACTTCACGCGGGTCGTCGCCATCGCCCACGGCTGGCTGTACGTGGTCTACCTGGTCTTCGCCTTCGACCTGGGCTCCAAGGCGAAGTGGCCGGTCGGCAAGCAGCTGTGGGTGTTGATCGCCGGCACGATTCCCACGGCCGCGTTCTTCGTCGAGCGCAGCATCAGCCGCGAGCTGGAGGCCAAGGCCGCCGGGCAGACCCCGGCCGTCGCCGAGGCGTAG
- a CDS encoding MarR family winged helix-turn-helix transcriptional regulator, giving the protein MPKPLSLPFDPIARADELWKQRWGNVPSMAAITSIMRAQQILLAEVDAVVKPYGLTFARYEALVLLTFSKAGELPMSKIGERLMVHPTSVTNTVDRLVKSGLVAKRPNPNDGRGTLAVITDKGREVVDAATRDLMAMDFGLGVYDAEECREIFAMFRPLRIAAHDFTEE; this is encoded by the coding sequence GTGCCCAAGCCTCTCAGCCTTCCGTTCGACCCCATCGCCCGCGCCGACGAGCTGTGGAAGCAGCGATGGGGAAACGTGCCCTCCATGGCCGCGATCACCTCCATCATGCGGGCCCAGCAGATCCTGCTCGCGGAGGTCGACGCGGTGGTCAAGCCGTACGGGCTGACGTTCGCCCGCTACGAGGCCCTCGTCCTGCTCACCTTCTCCAAGGCCGGTGAGCTGCCGATGTCCAAGATCGGTGAGCGGCTGATGGTGCATCCCACGTCCGTGACGAACACCGTGGACCGGCTGGTGAAGTCCGGGCTGGTGGCCAAGCGTCCCAACCCCAACGACGGCCGGGGCACGCTCGCCGTCATCACCGACAAGGGCCGCGAGGTGGTCGACGCGGCCACCCGCGACCTGATGGCCATGGACTTCGGGCTCGGCGTGTACGACGCGGAGGAGTGCCGCGAGATCTTCGCGATGTTCCGCCCCCTGCGGATCGCGGCACACGACTTCACGGAGGAGTGA